In one window of Cellulophaga sp. HaHa_2_95 DNA:
- the cls gene encoding cardiolipin synthase — MGLQILIILYVLVALTLVVSILLHGAKPSKTLGWLLAIFTVPVGGILLYLLLGRNRRKNKLIRLKKERFFKFPKPSLEQTAVMRGQFKKIMTLVYKNSHFPPTGGNRLVLLKDGKTTFEAIFKALEAAKTTIHLQYYIFEEGELADAFLKLFEKKVNEGVSVRMIYDGVGSFSLSKKYINKLESIGVSVYPFLPFKFGRFFRSLNYRNHRKIIVIDGQIGFTGGINISDKYLKGDATLGKWHDMHLQITGAAAEHLDYVFALDWYLVSTQEINLIPSANKEKVVIASSLVQIVAGGPDDDFASLEQTYFAMINKAEKYIYITNPYIIPGQAILQALQTAALSGIDVRLLISEQADSKIVGWSVRSYFETLLKAGVKIYLFPDGFLHSKIIVSDDAITTIGTANLDDRSFEQNYEVNALIYDEVFAKLLKADFLNDAHISKGLSYTEFMNRPWSDKLKEGFGKLFSALL; from the coding sequence TTGGGACTGCAAATTTTAATTATACTTTATGTTTTAGTAGCACTAACCTTAGTGGTGAGTATCTTATTGCATGGCGCAAAACCGTCTAAAACTTTAGGGTGGCTACTGGCAATATTTACTGTACCGGTTGGCGGCATTTTACTCTATTTATTATTGGGGAGAAATAGAAGAAAAAATAAACTAATACGTTTAAAAAAAGAGCGCTTCTTTAAATTTCCAAAACCATCTTTAGAACAAACCGCTGTAATGCGTGGACAGTTTAAAAAGATCATGACCTTAGTCTACAAAAACTCTCATTTTCCTCCAACGGGAGGTAATAGATTGGTATTATTAAAAGATGGTAAAACTACTTTTGAAGCCATTTTTAAAGCACTAGAAGCAGCAAAAACCACGATACATCTACAATATTATATTTTTGAAGAAGGCGAATTAGCGGATGCTTTTTTAAAACTTTTTGAGAAGAAAGTAAACGAGGGAGTTTCCGTACGGATGATTTATGATGGAGTAGGTAGTTTTTCTTTAAGTAAAAAATACATTAACAAACTAGAAAGTATAGGCGTATCAGTGTATCCTTTTTTGCCGTTTAAATTCGGGCGTTTTTTTAGATCATTGAATTACAGAAACCATCGCAAAATTATAGTTATCGATGGGCAAATAGGTTTTACTGGTGGCATAAATATCTCCGATAAATATTTAAAAGGGGATGCAACTTTAGGTAAATGGCATGATATGCATTTACAAATTACAGGAGCTGCCGCAGAACATTTAGATTATGTTTTCGCATTAGACTGGTACCTTGTGAGTACGCAGGAAATTAATTTGATACCATCTGCAAATAAAGAAAAAGTGGTTATTGCTAGTAGTTTAGTACAAATTGTCGCAGGAGGGCCCGATGATGACTTTGCATCGCTTGAGCAGACGTATTTTGCCATGATTAACAAAGCTGAAAAATACATTTATATTACCAACCCTTACATTATTCCAGGGCAGGCTATTTTGCAAGCATTACAGACGGCAGCCCTTAGCGGCATAGATGTAAGGCTGCTAATTTCAGAACAAGCAGATAGTAAAATAGTAGGGTGGAGTGTGCGCTCTTATTTTGAAACGCTCTTAAAAGCAGGAGTGAAAATATACTTATTTCCTGATGGATTCTTACATAGCAAGATTATTGTAAGTGATGATGCTATTACCACCATAGGTACAGCCAACCTAGATGACCGTAGTTTTGAGCAGAATTACGAAGTAAACGCTCTAATTTATGATGAAGTATTTGCAAAATTGCTCAAAGCAGACTTTCTAAATGATGCGCATATAAGTAAAGGCTTATCTTACACAGAATTTATGAACAGGCCGTGGAGTGATAAGCTTAAAGAAGGTTTTGGTAAATTGTTTAGTGCCCTCTTATAA
- a CDS encoding cytochrome P450 produces MKESIFTDPFKKARQETGIGEMDDQNDPVAMILGHKEVRRAAHNWKSYSSGTIPGRIVIPSEVNIRSIRQIPFEVDPPQHGAYREVVEKWFKRPLEKKYEEELTLQIEALVTKVLEQDSFEVIHDFALVLQSQALTLLFNVPFEEAQTWISWGTHVFRSKDSALDGAKANVLYDYIDQKLAESSSNPGKDFYAVLLAAEVDGKKLTAEEAKGVLILTFAGGRDTVINAVTNSIAYFAEHPKSLEWLRKEPELLPTAIEELIRYFSPLTQMGRVATQDTMVCQHAVKADSRISLCWASANRDETVFENADEVVLDRKANPHVAFGFGTHNCLGATHARQVMKVLLRTLIAKVKSIDIHDAKDNIEDLGDFKRKVGFDSLTVKFNKI; encoded by the coding sequence ATGAAGGAAAGTATTTTCACAGATCCTTTTAAAAAGGCAAGACAGGAAACAGGCATAGGAGAAATGGATGATCAAAATGATCCTGTTGCCATGATTCTAGGGCATAAGGAAGTACGTAGGGCTGCACATAATTGGAAAAGCTATAGTTCAGGAACTATTCCTGGACGGATCGTTATTCCTTCGGAGGTAAATATCAGAAGTATTCGCCAAATTCCGTTTGAAGTAGATCCTCCGCAACATGGTGCTTATCGGGAGGTGGTTGAAAAATGGTTTAAGCGGCCATTAGAAAAAAAATACGAAGAAGAATTAACCTTACAGATTGAGGCTTTGGTTACAAAGGTATTGGAGCAAGATTCTTTTGAAGTGATTCATGATTTTGCATTGGTATTACAATCTCAAGCGCTCACCTTATTGTTTAATGTACCCTTTGAGGAAGCACAGACTTGGATATCTTGGGGCACCCATGTTTTTAGAAGTAAAGATTCTGCTTTAGATGGTGCAAAAGCAAATGTTCTTTACGATTATATAGACCAAAAATTAGCTGAAAGTAGCTCAAATCCAGGTAAGGATTTTTATGCTGTTTTATTAGCAGCGGAAGTAGATGGCAAAAAGCTAACCGCAGAAGAAGCTAAGGGGGTGCTAATTTTAACCTTTGCCGGAGGTAGAGACACGGTTATTAATGCGGTGACTAACAGTATTGCTTATTTCGCAGAACATCCAAAATCTTTAGAGTGGCTCAGAAAAGAGCCCGAATTATTACCTACTGCGATAGAAGAACTTATTCGTTACTTTTCGCCCCTAACGCAAATGGGACGTGTGGCTACGCAGGATACTATGGTTTGCCAACATGCTGTAAAGGCAGATAGCAGAATTTCGCTGTGTTGGGCTTCAGCAAACCGAGATGAAACTGTATTTGAAAATGCTGACGAAGTTGTTTTAGACCGAAAAGCAAATCCGCATGTAGCCTTTGGTTTTGGCACGCATAACTGTCTTGGAGCTACTCATGCAAGGCAAGTAATGAAAGTACTATTACGCACTTTAATAGCTAAAGTAAAAAGTATAGACATTCATGACGCTAAGGATAATATAGAGGATCTAGGTGATTTTAAACGTAAAGTAGGTTTTGATTCTTTAACCGTAAAATTCAATAAAATATAA
- a CDS encoding MBL fold metallo-hydrolase RNA specificity domain-containing protein has protein sequence MKNAKIHFLGASGTVTGSKFYIETPDINIMVDCGMFQGLKELREINWTPLPINVSKIDVVLLTHGHLDHTGYLPRLVKEGFRGKIIGTAPTLAIAEIILLDSGKIQEEEAVRANEEGYSKHHPAIPFYTIDEAKNTITKFEAADSGKWLQLSDAVKFRFRYNGHIIGATFIELDINGKIVVFSGDIGRVEDVLLSKPEKPEWADYLFLESTYGNKLHPKEDVEGMLVALVHKTITNGGNLIIPSFAVERLQSLMYTLWQLYKKNKIPNIPIFIDSPMGNNVLSVFEEFPEWHKLSSEEYEAMCNHFNIITSYADTWKTIDNPRPKIIIAGSGMVTGGRVLTYLKQMIGKTSTTVLLAGYQAEGTRGRQLLEGAHELKIFGKYYPIKASIQHLESLSAHADQNELLDWLSAIKNIPENVFLIHGEPNALDIFKVKIRDEYHWNVTIPKLNDTAILIV, from the coding sequence ATGAAAAATGCAAAAATTCACTTTCTAGGCGCCTCTGGTACCGTTACTGGATCTAAATTTTATATAGAAACTCCAGACATAAACATCATGGTAGATTGTGGCATGTTTCAAGGATTAAAAGAGCTCCGTGAAATAAACTGGACTCCCTTACCTATCAATGTTTCTAAAATAGATGTTGTGCTACTTACGCACGGACATTTAGACCACACTGGTTACTTACCTCGTCTCGTAAAAGAAGGATTTAGAGGGAAAATAATAGGTACGGCTCCTACTTTAGCTATTGCAGAAATTATACTTTTGGATAGTGGTAAAATTCAGGAAGAAGAGGCAGTGAGAGCTAACGAAGAAGGGTATAGCAAGCATCACCCAGCAATTCCATTTTATACCATAGATGAAGCTAAAAACACCATTACAAAGTTCGAAGCTGCAGATAGCGGAAAGTGGCTTCAACTCTCTGACGCTGTTAAATTTAGATTCCGATACAACGGACATATTATTGGTGCTACATTTATCGAGCTTGATATTAATGGTAAAATAGTAGTTTTTTCCGGTGATATTGGAAGAGTTGAGGACGTATTACTCTCAAAACCAGAAAAACCAGAATGGGCAGATTATTTATTTTTAGAAAGTACTTACGGAAATAAACTACATCCTAAAGAAGATGTAGAGGGCATGCTAGTTGCTTTAGTACATAAGACAATTACGAATGGCGGAAACTTAATTATCCCTTCGTTTGCCGTAGAACGTTTACAATCGTTAATGTACACCCTATGGCAATTATACAAAAAAAACAAAATTCCGAACATTCCTATATTTATTGATAGTCCAATGGGTAACAATGTACTATCTGTATTTGAGGAATTTCCTGAGTGGCATAAATTATCTTCCGAGGAATATGAAGCTATGTGCAACCATTTTAATATAATAACTTCCTATGCCGATACATGGAAAACTATTGATAATCCACGACCTAAAATAATTATTGCGGGAAGCGGTATGGTTACTGGCGGTCGTGTTTTAACCTATTTAAAACAAATGATAGGCAAAACCTCAACAACTGTATTACTTGCAGGTTATCAGGCAGAAGGCACACGCGGCAGACAGTTATTAGAAGGCGCTCACGAATTGAAAATTTTTGGAAAATACTACCCTATTAAAGCATCCATTCAGCATTTAGAAAGTTTGTCTGCCCATGCAGATCAAAACGAATTACTTGATTGGTTGAGTGCAATAAAAAATATACCAGAAAACGTATTTTTAATTCACGGAGAGCCCAATGCTTTAGATATATTTAAAGTGAAAATTAGAGATGAATACCATTGGAATGTTACTATTCCAAAATTAAATGATACAGCAATATTAATAGTATAA
- a CDS encoding rhodanese-like domain-containing protein has translation MIIKQFQDKPLAHYSYAILSGDKISLVDPSRDPKPYYVFAEENNAQIVAVFETHPHADFVSSHLQIHNETGATIYTSKLVGADYPHKTFDDGDTFSMSEVIFSALNTPGHSPDGITIVAKDKKSKHAMFTGDTLFIGDVGRPDLRERAGNMKAKREELARAMFQTIQNKFKQLPDETILYPAHGAGSLCGKNMSTDSSSTLGKERKSNWAFKNLSEKDFTDHILADQPFIPSYFGFDVDLNKSGASSVESSIAKIPFLMEVATVEKNITVVDTRNEIDFKNNHLPNSINIMARNEDDKIETWLGAIIAPNEPYYLVVDSITKRQEIIERIAKIGYEAQIKAVVTLANLDMEQSDKFDFSTFEGRTEDYTILDIRNRSEVQEGKVFANAVNIPLNELRHSIKIIPRNKPIVVHCAGGYRSAAGSSIVAKEMKEVKVFDLSEKVNIYK, from the coding sequence ATGATTATTAAACAATTTCAAGACAAACCATTAGCTCATTACTCTTATGCAATTTTGAGTGGTGATAAAATTAGTTTGGTAGATCCTTCCAGGGATCCTAAACCTTATTATGTATTTGCCGAAGAAAACAATGCGCAGATTGTTGCTGTTTTTGAGACCCACCCGCATGCAGATTTTGTAAGCAGTCATTTACAAATCCATAATGAAACAGGTGCTACTATTTATACTAGTAAATTAGTTGGTGCAGATTATCCGCACAAAACCTTTGATGACGGTGATACTTTCTCCATGAGTGAAGTAATTTTCTCCGCGCTAAATACACCAGGACATTCTCCAGACGGTATTACCATTGTAGCAAAAGATAAAAAATCTAAGCATGCCATGTTTACAGGAGATACTTTATTCATTGGTGATGTAGGTAGGCCTGATTTAAGAGAAAGAGCAGGAAATATGAAAGCTAAACGGGAAGAATTAGCAAGAGCTATGTTTCAAACCATCCAAAATAAATTTAAGCAACTTCCCGATGAAACTATCCTTTATCCAGCTCATGGAGCAGGATCACTTTGTGGAAAAAATATGAGTACTGACTCTTCCAGCACACTTGGTAAAGAGCGTAAGAGTAATTGGGCATTCAAAAATTTGTCAGAAAAAGATTTTACAGATCACATATTAGCAGACCAACCTTTTATTCCTTCTTATTTTGGATTTGATGTAGACCTAAATAAAAGTGGCGCCTCCTCTGTTGAATCTAGTATTGCCAAAATTCCTTTTTTAATGGAGGTAGCTACTGTTGAAAAAAATATCACTGTAGTAGATACTAGAAATGAAATTGATTTCAAAAATAACCACCTCCCCAATTCCATAAACATTATGGCACGAAATGAGGATGATAAAATTGAAACTTGGCTAGGTGCTATCATAGCTCCCAATGAACCTTATTACCTGGTTGTTGATAGTATCACTAAAAGGCAAGAAATTATAGAACGCATTGCTAAAATTGGCTATGAAGCACAAATAAAAGCCGTAGTAACTTTAGCAAATTTAGACATGGAGCAATCAGATAAATTTGACTTTTCAACTTTTGAAGGTCGTACGGAAGATTACACTATTCTAGACATTCGAAATAGAAGTGAAGTACAAGAAGGTAAAGTTTTTGCCAATGCGGTGAACATCCCCTTGAATGAACTTCGTCATTCAATTAAAATTATTCCTAGAAACAAACCTATTGTTGTTCACTGTGCTGGTGGGTATAGAAGTGCAGCAGGATCAAGTATTGTAGCAAAAGAAATGAAGGAAGTTAAGGTATTTGACCTCAGTGAAAAAGTAAATATCTATAAATAA
- a CDS encoding AraC family transcriptional regulator — MKAEFEKIRVTNNSSFSAFVYESDEFDAPWHFHPEFELTYILKGEGVRYVGNSVQQFEAGDFVLLGSNLPHCWKNTSEDATYVKSIVFQWDANLLGVGWLEKREFYSIKKLLERASEGIHFNAIVAAKMTSKLEEVLTKDPLEKLLSFLKVLKEISEITTYNLLVTPGFTPILNSKTNHRIDVIQDFVANNYTKKIKLEDIAGTLAMGNEAFCRFFKKSHSKSFFTYLNEYRINIACKLLIESKKQVSQIAYECGYESLPFFYRQFDRYMNCSPLSFRKQYLKL; from the coding sequence TTGAAAGCAGAATTTGAAAAAATTAGAGTCACCAATAACAGCTCTTTTAGTGCCTTTGTGTATGAAAGTGATGAGTTTGATGCACCTTGGCATTTTCATCCAGAATTTGAACTAACGTATATTCTTAAAGGAGAAGGGGTGCGCTATGTAGGTAATAGTGTGCAACAATTTGAAGCTGGTGATTTTGTGCTTTTAGGGAGCAACTTGCCGCACTGTTGGAAGAATACTTCTGAAGATGCAACCTACGTTAAATCAATAGTTTTTCAATGGGACGCTAATCTTTTAGGTGTTGGTTGGTTAGAGAAAAGAGAATTTTATAGTATCAAAAAACTATTAGAACGTGCTTCAGAAGGCATCCATTTTAATGCCATTGTAGCGGCTAAAATGACTTCAAAATTAGAAGAAGTACTTACCAAAGACCCATTAGAGAAACTTCTGTCATTTTTAAAAGTATTAAAAGAAATTAGCGAAATAACCACTTATAATCTCTTGGTAACACCAGGTTTTACACCTATTTTAAATAGTAAAACAAATCATAGGATAGATGTCATTCAAGATTTTGTCGCCAATAATTATACAAAAAAAATAAAGCTAGAAGACATTGCAGGAACACTAGCTATGGGAAACGAAGCTTTTTGCAGGTTCTTTAAAAAATCACACAGCAAATCATTCTTCACGTATTTAAATGAATATCGCATCAATATAGCCTGTAAATTACTTATCGAATCTAAAAAACAAGTAAGCCAGATTGCGTATGAATGCGGGTATGAGAGTCTCCCTTTTTTTTATAGACAGTTTGATAGGTATATGAATTGCTCTCCATTGAGCTTTAGAAAACAATACCTTAAACTCTGA
- a CDS encoding 2-hydroxyacid dehydrogenase — protein MKILFYSSKDFEIPFLKNGNTKNQELDFIPESLTSESALKATGYNAISIFSGDDASSLVLEKLWALGVRYITLRSAGYNNLNLGAAKNYGFKVANAPDYSPYAIAEHATALLLALNRKIVTANTQVKAYNFVQDNLMGFNLRGKTVGLIGTGSIGAAMASIMHGFGCTILAYDIAPNYELETAYNLKYKSLDQLCSASDIISLHIPLTEDNHYLINKERMALMKKNVIIVNTARGAHVNTLAIIDALENKQIAGYCTDVYEKEAGTFFKDFSSEELKDDTLKKLLSLPNVLLTPHQGYMTNEALQHIAELTFDNLNSWNENKKSRHEL, from the coding sequence ATGAAAATATTATTTTACAGCAGTAAAGATTTTGAAATTCCGTTTTTAAAAAACGGAAATACCAAAAATCAAGAACTAGATTTTATTCCGGAATCACTAACAAGTGAAAGTGCTTTAAAAGCAACGGGCTACAATGCTATTTCTATTTTTTCAGGAGATGATGCCTCCTCGCTAGTCTTAGAAAAACTCTGGGCACTAGGTGTCCGCTACATCACCTTGCGTTCCGCTGGTTATAACAATTTAAATCTGGGTGCCGCCAAAAATTATGGTTTCAAGGTCGCAAATGCACCAGACTATTCTCCTTACGCTATTGCAGAACATGCTACAGCCTTATTATTAGCTTTAAACCGTAAAATAGTTACGGCCAATACGCAAGTAAAAGCTTATAATTTTGTACAGGATAATTTAATGGGCTTTAATTTAAGAGGTAAAACTGTAGGGTTAATTGGCACAGGTAGTATTGGTGCTGCTATGGCAAGTATCATGCATGGTTTTGGTTGTACAATTTTAGCCTATGATATTGCTCCCAACTATGAATTAGAAACTGCCTATAATTTAAAGTACAAAAGTTTAGATCAGCTCTGTAGCGCATCAGATATTATAAGCTTGCACATACCCCTTACGGAAGATAATCACTATCTCATTAACAAAGAACGAATGGCTTTAATGAAAAAGAATGTAATTATCGTAAATACCGCTAGAGGTGCGCATGTAAATACTTTAGCTATTATTGATGCCCTTGAAAACAAACAAATTGCTGGCTATTGCACCGATGTATATGAAAAAGAAGCCGGAACTTTTTTTAAAGACTTTTCAAGCGAAGAATTAAAAGATGATACCTTAAAAAAGCTTTTAAGTTTACCTAATGTGCTGTTAACTCCACATCAGGGATACATGACCAATGAAGCCTTACAGCATATTGCCGAGTTAACATTTGATAACTTGAACTCGTGGAATGAAAATAAGAAGAGTCGCCATGAATTATAA
- a CDS encoding peroxiredoxin, with product MSDVNVVPEQVVSMPRIGDIAPDFEAVTTKGKIKMSDFAKDKWIVMFSHPADFTPVCTTEMSGFATRKGEFDALNTELLGLSIDSIHAHLGWVQNVRETTGVYFNFPIIADIDMKVSKLYGMLQPNESETAAVRAVFFIDPKKKIRLVMYYPLNVGRNMDEILRALDALQTSDEYKVAMPLDWKRGDKVIVSPPKTLDELNVRLEDDSLEKVAWYLAKKTI from the coding sequence ATGAGTGATGTAAATGTAGTACCAGAACAAGTTGTTTCAATGCCAAGAATAGGAGATATAGCTCCTGATTTTGAAGCAGTAACCACTAAAGGTAAAATCAAAATGTCAGATTTTGCTAAAGACAAATGGATTGTAATGTTTTCACATCCAGCAGATTTTACTCCGGTGTGTACCACTGAGATGAGTGGTTTTGCAACCCGAAAAGGTGAATTTGACGCTCTTAACACGGAATTATTAGGATTAAGTATTGATAGCATTCACGCGCATTTAGGGTGGGTTCAAAATGTACGAGAAACTACTGGAGTATATTTTAATTTTCCAATCATAGCTGATATTGACATGAAGGTGTCTAAATTATATGGCATGTTACAACCCAATGAAAGCGAAACTGCGGCAGTTAGGGCCGTCTTTTTTATTGATCCAAAGAAAAAAATACGCTTGGTAATGTATTACCCACTAAACGTTGGCAGAAATATGGATGAAATACTTCGCGCACTTGATGCCTTACAAACTTCTGATGAGTACAAAGTAGCCATGCCACTAGATTGGAAAAGAGGAGACAAAGTTATTGTATCTCCTCCTAAAACTTTAGACGAACTTAATGTTCGGTTAGAAGATGATTCTCTTGAAAAGGTAGCTTGGTATCTTGCTAAGAAAACTATTTAA
- a CDS encoding 2Fe-2S iron-sulfur cluster-binding protein — MAQITFISSDNKSTVVSGNSGNLMELALQNKIEGIEGNCGGVCSCATCHIYVQPEDWTKIGPPNEMESDMLEFDDKTTNYSRLSCQIQVTDAIDGIVVNVAK, encoded by the coding sequence ATGGCTCAAATAACATTTATTTCAAGCGATAATAAAAGCACCGTGGTATCCGGTAACTCTGGTAATTTGATGGAGTTAGCGCTGCAAAACAAGATTGAAGGAATTGAAGGAAATTGCGGAGGCGTATGCTCTTGTGCTACCTGTCATATTTACGTACAACCAGAAGATTGGACAAAAATAGGTCCACCAAACGAAATGGAAAGTGATATGCTAGAGTTTGATGATAAAACCACAAATTACAGCAGATTGTCCTGTCAAATTCAAGTCACTGATGCTATTGATGGCATAGTTGTTAATGTTGCAAAATAG
- a CDS encoding TonB-dependent receptor, translating into MKTTYFLLPVLFLFGQLISAQNFKGKVLDEENNSPLTGAYIITQTGKGTYTNENGNFQLTVPRKGTSITISYMGYKTIQQDIFPSEEEKQFLLKMTPIEVTGVLVTGNAKTDPVFALETNDYVKKTVQPKNVADLFADVNGFALIKRGNYAIDPSFRATQYEQLNVQFDGGTKAMHACPNRMDPITTHVIPEEIEKIEIIKGPYTVRYGATFGGIVNLVTQKPSNDDFGLSGSVHAGYESNGNSLVSMARLQQATEKYDLVGNVGFRDFGNYEDGDGVDIPSSFRSLDFGLRVGYNITENQRIQSHWRKSFGRDVLHAGLPMDTEEDNSSIISIDYALDGLQGVLKGVDAKAYYSYVDHVMTNTRRPSFMMTEAVSAIDATTAGGKVELHLKPSDKFSLFTGVDLLHIARDGDRTRLVKQNMMGAILTPIAYTDKVWQDSYINDFGVFVESRYPISRKTILVTGLRYDGVTSEIKDPEADFAALYPDLDKRTEHNISGTASIKYAQSEQFLMEIAYGRGVRSANMIERVINHFTVGQDSYEYIGNPNLKAEVNNQFEIGFKGSSPISKENADKFTYQTSFYYSLYENYIVAVIDPSKTRKFMPTSEPLNPKVFRNLDEAYKTGFEISTGVDFYKNFNFTTALAYVYAKNKDLSESLPLAPPLTTRFKLAFEKEKFWASANYTITSKQENIAISFGEQVTPGYDVLDVRLGFIPFKNITLGVAALNVFDKTYSNHLNFAFNNQAAFGTVPINDPGRNLSAFVQYKF; encoded by the coding sequence ATGAAAACCACCTATTTTTTGTTGCCTGTGCTTTTTTTATTCGGGCAGCTAATTTCCGCACAAAATTTTAAGGGTAAGGTCTTGGACGAAGAGAACAATAGTCCCCTTACTGGAGCATATATTATAACGCAAACAGGAAAAGGTACCTATACCAATGAAAATGGAAATTTTCAATTGACAGTTCCACGAAAAGGGACATCAATTACTATTTCATATATGGGGTATAAAACCATCCAACAGGATATTTTTCCGTCCGAAGAAGAAAAGCAATTCTTATTAAAAATGACTCCTATAGAAGTCACAGGAGTTTTGGTTACGGGTAATGCTAAGACAGATCCTGTATTTGCCCTTGAAACTAATGATTACGTTAAAAAAACAGTTCAGCCTAAAAATGTGGCTGATTTGTTTGCCGATGTTAATGGTTTTGCTCTAATTAAACGAGGGAATTATGCTATTGATCCTTCATTTAGAGCTACGCAATATGAGCAATTAAATGTACAGTTTGATGGCGGTACCAAAGCAATGCACGCCTGTCCTAATCGTATGGATCCTATAACAACGCATGTTATTCCTGAAGAGATAGAGAAAATAGAAATTATAAAAGGACCTTATACGGTTCGGTATGGCGCAACATTTGGCGGTATTGTTAATTTAGTAACTCAAAAACCTAGCAACGATGATTTTGGTTTAAGTGGTAGTGTGCATGCAGGGTATGAAAGTAATGGTAATTCACTGGTTTCCATGGCTCGTTTGCAACAAGCAACAGAAAAGTACGATCTTGTTGGAAATGTTGGCTTCAGAGATTTTGGAAACTATGAAGATGGTGATGGGGTAGATATTCCTTCCTCTTTTAGGAGCTTAGATTTTGGATTACGTGTAGGGTATAATATTACCGAGAACCAAAGAATCCAATCGCATTGGAGAAAATCATTCGGAAGAGACGTATTGCACGCAGGACTCCCTATGGATACTGAGGAAGATAATAGTTCTATTATCTCAATTGATTACGCTTTGGATGGTTTACAGGGTGTCTTAAAAGGAGTGGATGCTAAAGCATATTATAGCTATGTAGATCATGTGATGACCAATACACGAAGACCTAGTTTTATGATGACGGAAGCTGTTTCTGCTATAGATGCAACTACCGCTGGAGGTAAAGTAGAATTACACCTTAAACCTTCTGATAAATTTTCGCTATTCACAGGCGTAGACCTTTTGCACATCGCTAGAGACGGAGACCGTACGCGGTTGGTAAAACAAAATATGATGGGAGCAATTTTAACGCCTATAGCATATACAGATAAGGTATGGCAAGATTCTTATATTAATGATTTTGGTGTTTTTGTAGAAAGTAGATATCCTATAAGTCGTAAAACTATTTTAGTGACAGGTTTGCGTTATGATGGGGTAACTTCTGAAATAAAAGATCCTGAAGCAGATTTCGCTGCGTTGTATCCAGATTTGGATAAAAGAACAGAGCATAATATTAGTGGTACGGCTTCTATAAAATATGCACAATCAGAGCAGTTTTTAATGGAAATAGCGTATGGTAGAGGTGTCCGTTCTGCGAATATGATAGAACGCGTAATTAATCATTTTACAGTAGGTCAAGATTCCTATGAATACATAGGTAATCCTAATTTAAAGGCTGAAGTAAATAATCAGTTTGAAATTGGTTTTAAAGGATCTTCACCTATTTCTAAAGAAAATGCAGATAAGTTTACCTACCAGACATCGTTTTATTATTCTTTGTATGAAAATTATATTGTTGCTGTAATTGATCCCTCTAAAACACGAAAATTTATGCCGACTAGTGAGCCTTTGAATCCAAAGGTATTTAGGAATTTAGATGAAGCTTATAAAACGGGTTTCGAAATTAGTACTGGGGTAGATTTTTATAAAAATTTTAATTTCACAACAGCCCTAGCTTATGTATATGCTAAAAATAAAGATTTGAGTGAATCTTTGCCTTTAGCGCCCCCTTTAACAACGCGTTTTAAACTAGCTTTTGAAAAAGAAAAATTTTGGGCTAGCGCAAATTATACCATAACTTCTAAACAAGAAAATATTGCTATTTCATTTGGCGAACAGGTAACTCCTGGTTACGATGTTTTAGATGTACGATTGGGTTTTATTCCTTTTAAAAATATAACATTAGGGGTAGCAGCGCTAAATGTTTTTGATAAAACATACAGTAATCATCTTAATTTTGCTTTCAATAATCAGGCAGCTTTTGGTACGGTTCCGATCAATGATCCGGGTCGGAATTTATCAGCTTTCGTACAATATAAATTTTAA